The following proteins are encoded in a genomic region of Vibrio tasmaniensis:
- the ilvD gene encoding dihydroxy-acid dehydratase gives MPIYRSATTTHGRNMAGARALWRATGVKDDDFGKPIIAVVNSFTQFVPGHVHLKDMGQLVAGEIEKAGGIAKEFNTIAVDDGIAMGHGGMLYSLPSRELIADSVEYMVNAHCADAMVCISNCDKITPGMMMAAMRLNIPVIFVSGGPMEAGKTKLSDQIIKLDLVDAMIQGADPTISDEQSEQVERSACPTCGSCSGMFTANSMNCLTEALGLSQPGNGSMLATHADREELFINAGKRIVDLTKRYYEQDDESALPRNIANRAAFDNAMALDIAMGGSSNTVLHLLAAAQEGEIDFDMGDIDEMSRRVPHLCKVAPSTPKYHMEDVHRAGGVMAILGELDRAGLLNNQTRTVLGLSMQEQLAQYDIMQTEDEAVLKFFRAGPAGIRTTKAFSQDCRWDRLDDDRKEGCIRTKENAFSQEGGLAVLSGNIAVDGCIVKTAGVDEENLKFQGPAIVFESQDTAVEGILAGKVKAGEVVVIRYEGPKGGPGMQEMLYPTTYLKSMGLGKSCALLTDGRFSGGTSGLSIGHASPEAASGGVIGLVNTGDIITIDIPNRSITLDVAEDELAARREKQDALGWKPENRQREVSFALKAYASMATSADKGAVRDKSKLEG, from the coding sequence ATGCCAATCTATCGTTCAGCAACGACTACCCACGGACGCAACATGGCTGGTGCGCGCGCTTTATGGCGTGCAACTGGCGTTAAAGATGATGACTTTGGTAAGCCAATCATCGCGGTTGTAAACTCTTTCACTCAATTCGTACCAGGCCACGTTCACCTTAAAGATATGGGTCAACTGGTTGCGGGTGAAATCGAGAAAGCAGGCGGTATCGCTAAAGAATTCAACACCATAGCAGTTGATGATGGTATCGCAATGGGTCACGGCGGCATGCTGTACTCACTACCATCACGTGAGCTTATCGCGGATTCAGTGGAATACATGGTTAATGCACACTGTGCGGATGCGATGGTGTGTATCTCTAACTGTGACAAAATCACTCCGGGAATGATGATGGCAGCAATGCGCCTAAACATCCCAGTGATCTTTGTATCAGGCGGTCCAATGGAAGCGGGTAAAACTAAGCTTTCAGATCAAATCATCAAGCTCGACCTTGTTGATGCAATGATCCAAGGTGCCGATCCAACCATTTCTGATGAGCAAAGTGAGCAAGTAGAGCGTTCTGCATGTCCGACATGTGGTTCATGTTCAGGCATGTTCACAGCGAACTCAATGAACTGTCTGACAGAAGCGCTTGGCCTCTCTCAGCCAGGTAACGGTTCTATGCTAGCAACGCACGCAGACCGTGAAGAGCTATTCATCAATGCCGGTAAGCGCATCGTTGATCTAACCAAGCGTTACTACGAGCAAGATGACGAATCAGCACTACCACGCAACATCGCTAACCGCGCAGCATTTGATAATGCAATGGCGCTAGATATCGCGATGGGTGGTTCGAGTAACACGGTACTTCACCTTTTAGCGGCGGCTCAAGAAGGTGAGATTGATTTTGATATGGGTGATATCGACGAGATGTCTCGCCGCGTTCCACACCTATGTAAGGTTGCTCCTTCAACACCAAAATACCACATGGAAGACGTTCACCGTGCTGGTGGCGTAATGGCTATCCTAGGTGAGCTTGATCGTGCAGGTCTACTGAACAACCAAACTCGCACTGTACTTGGCCTAAGCATGCAAGAGCAGCTCGCTCAATACGACATCATGCAGACAGAAGACGAAGCCGTGCTTAAGTTTTTCCGTGCAGGTCCTGCAGGCATTCGTACCACTAAAGCCTTCTCACAAGATTGCCGTTGGGATCGTCTTGATGACGACCGCAAAGAAGGTTGTATTCGTACCAAAGAAAACGCATTCAGCCAAGAAGGCGGCCTAGCGGTACTTTCAGGTAACATCGCGGTTGATGGTTGTATCGTTAAGACTGCGGGTGTTGATGAAGAAAACCTTAAATTCCAAGGTCCAGCAATCGTATTTGAAAGCCAAGATACAGCGGTAGAAGGTATCTTAGCCGGTAAAGTTAAAGCAGGCGAAGTAGTTGTTATTCGTTACGAAGGTCCAAAAGGTGGTCCGGGCATGCAAGAAATGCTTTACCCAACCACTTACCTAAAATCTATGGGTCTAGGTAAATCTTGTGCTCTACTGACTGACGGACGTTTCTCTGGTGGTACATCAGGTCTGTCTATCGGTCACGCTTCTCCAGAAGCAGCAAGTGGCGGTGTGATTGGTCTAGTGAACACAGGCGATATCATCACTATCGATATCCCTAACCGTTCTATCACGCTTGATGTGGCTGAAGATGAACTAGCAGCTCGTCGTGAAAAACAAGATGCATTAGGCTGGAAACCAGAAAACCGTCAACGTGAAGTGTCGTTCGCACTGAAAGCTTACGCAAGCATGGCAACCAGTGCCGACAAAGGCGCTGTGCGTGATAAGTCTAAGCTTGAGGGCTAA
- the ilvA gene encoding threonine ammonia-lyase, biosynthetic yields the protein MSDDTSSPQKQSGADYLRQILRAPVYEAAIVTPLQDMPRLSARIGNQVQLKREDRQPVHSFKLRGAYNMVSSLSEQQKAAGVIAASAGNHAQGMALSGSKLGIQTTIVMPKTTPDIKVDAVRSFGGNVVLHGSNFDEAKAEAERLSAEHGYTFVPPFDHPLVIAGQGTMGMEMLQQNGHMDYIFVPVGGGGLAAGVAVLIKQLMPEIKVIAVEPEDSACLKAALDAGEPVVLDQVSMFADGVAVKRIGEETFRLCQQYIDGHITVSSDEICSAVKDIFEDTRAIAEPSGALALAGLKKFAEQNKLQDKQLATVLSGANTNFHGLRYVSERCELGEKREGLLAVTIPERQGAFLEFCNIIGGRAVTEFNYRHNDESLANIFVGVRLQGGQEELEHIINDLREGGYPVVDLSDDEMAKLHIRYMIGGKPSKPLKERLYSFEFPEYPGALIKFLDTLGTHWNISLFNYRNHGADYGRVLCGFELGDDDLAQFSTHLEELGYQCKDETDNPSYKFFLS from the coding sequence ATGAGTGATGACACCTCCAGTCCCCAAAAACAAAGTGGCGCAGATTATCTGCGTCAGATCCTGAGAGCGCCGGTTTACGAAGCGGCGATTGTGACACCTCTACAGGATATGCCACGCTTGAGTGCTCGAATTGGCAATCAGGTTCAGCTTAAGCGAGAAGACCGCCAGCCGGTACACTCGTTCAAGCTGCGCGGTGCCTACAACATGGTATCAAGCCTTTCTGAACAGCAAAAAGCCGCAGGTGTGATTGCGGCATCGGCGGGTAACCACGCTCAAGGCATGGCGCTGTCCGGCTCTAAGCTAGGTATTCAGACCACGATCGTGATGCCAAAAACCACACCGGACATCAAGGTTGATGCAGTACGTAGCTTTGGCGGTAACGTGGTTCTGCACGGCAGCAACTTTGATGAAGCGAAAGCGGAAGCGGAACGCCTTTCGGCTGAACATGGCTACACCTTTGTTCCTCCTTTCGATCACCCATTGGTGATTGCTGGGCAAGGCACCATGGGTATGGAGATGCTTCAGCAAAACGGCCACATGGATTATATCTTTGTGCCTGTTGGTGGCGGTGGCTTAGCGGCTGGTGTTGCTGTATTAATCAAACAACTGATGCCAGAAATTAAAGTGATTGCGGTAGAACCAGAAGATTCGGCTTGCTTGAAAGCGGCACTCGACGCTGGTGAACCTGTGGTACTGGATCAGGTCAGCATGTTTGCTGATGGTGTTGCGGTTAAGCGTATTGGTGAAGAGACATTCCGCCTTTGCCAGCAGTACATCGATGGCCATATTACCGTCTCTAGCGATGAAATCTGCTCTGCGGTAAAGGACATCTTTGAAGATACTCGCGCAATTGCCGAGCCTTCAGGAGCGCTTGCTCTGGCTGGCTTGAAGAAGTTTGCTGAACAAAACAAACTGCAAGATAAGCAATTGGCAACGGTCCTTTCTGGTGCGAACACCAACTTCCACGGTCTGCGTTATGTCTCTGAACGTTGTGAGCTGGGTGAGAAGCGAGAAGGTCTACTTGCGGTGACGATTCCAGAGCGACAAGGTGCGTTCCTAGAGTTCTGTAACATTATTGGTGGTCGAGCAGTGACTGAGTTTAACTACCGCCACAACGACGAAAGCCTAGCAAATATCTTCGTTGGTGTACGTCTGCAAGGTGGTCAAGAAGAGCTCGAACACATCATCAATGACCTACGTGAGGGCGGCTACCCGGTTGTCGATCTCTCTGATGATGAAATGGCAAAACTGCATATTCGTTACATGATTGGCGGAAAACCATCGAAACCACTGAAAGAGCGCCTTTACAGCTTTGAGTTTCCAGAGTATCCAGGTGCATTGATTAAATTCCTTGATACCTTAGGGACTCACTGGAATATCAGCCTATTCAACTATCGCAACCATG